From one Eucalyptus grandis isolate ANBG69807.140 chromosome 9, ASM1654582v1, whole genome shotgun sequence genomic stretch:
- the LOC104429559 gene encoding wall-associated receptor kinase-like 1, with protein MFQILLLLGSFLLHKQASLATPLVDCTQICGGVAISFPFGIGTGCFLDEWYEIVCQNGTVPILNKANLRVLDIMPPDIHDKRNGMIKVSLPLTYSSNVSCGSNGSSTPVSLKGSQFVFSASQNDFVAVGCNIHARMDDAESTNISCGADNSTVRNATCSGSNGYCQIRITSVFQAFTVDFQPYNKTAGENECNYAFLADRSQFRPSVMDFNKLRASGHFPAVLEWGIANSSKAALEIYNYSSIFNESYDCSSVSFDSAYPMAMPFLQCVCIPGFSGNPYIKDGCKVVDEPEISLASPAKRHLSDAKRKYALLVIGGGIGLGALLLCLFLWRLLYKFIKKRIEKKYFKRNGGLLLERELSSPEGNVERSKLYNSKDLGNATNNFNDNRILGQGGQGTVYKGMLKDGKIVAIKKSKVIDGRKVEQFINEVLILSQINHRNIVRLLGCCLETEVPLLVYEFIPNGTLYQYLHDPNAESPISWDTRLRIATEVAGALFYLHSAASIPIYHRDIKSTNILLDEKYQAKVADFGTSKSVSLDQTHVTTLVQGTFGYLDPEYFRSSQFTDKSDVYSFGVVLVELLTGQKPISSQREEEGRSLVMYFIISMEENRLFDIVDAHMLKERKMGEIALVANLAKRCLDLNGRNRPTMKEVAMELEGIRETQYPSDIQQNQDNCEATESHDAVFTSSNSSIDTNVSTFSGVRTLLPRETW; from the exons ATGTTTCAGATTCTTCTGCTTCTAGGATCATTTTTGCTTCATAAACAAGCATCGCTAGCAACTCCTCTGGTGGATTGCACACAAATATGTGGTGGCGTTGCCATTTCCTTTCCCTTCGGGATTGGAACTGGGTGCTTCCTCGATGAGTGGTACGAGATTGTCTGCCAGAATGGCACTGTCCCGATACTGAACAAGGCCAACTTGAGGGTGCTCGACATTATGCCACCTGATATCCATGACAAAAGGAACGGCATGATCAAGGTCAGTCTTCCACTAACCTACTCGTCAAATGTGAGCTGCGGCAGCAATGGAAGCTCCACACCTGTGAGCTTGAAAGGCAGCCAATTTGTCTTCTCTGCTTCACAAAACGACTTTGTTGCCGTTGGTTGCAATATACATGCTCGGATGGATGACGCAGAGTCTACTAACATAAGTTGCGGAGCTGACAACAGCACTGTTAGGAACGCCACTTGTTCGGGCAGTAACGGATACTGTCAAATCAGGATTACCTCGGTTTTTCAGGCTTTCACCGTTGATTTCCAGCCATACAATAAAACAGCAGGAGAAAATGAATGCAATTATGCCTTCTTGGCAGATAGGTCGCAGTTCAGGCCTTCGGTTATGGACTTCAATAAGTTGAGGGCGAGCGGGCATTTCCCAGCTGTCCTAGAATGGGGGATAGCAAATTCCTCAAAAGCTGCGTTAGAGATTTACAATTATAGCTCCATCTTCAACGAATCCTACGACTGCAGTTCAGTCAGCTTCGATTCTGCATATCCCATGGCGATGCCCTTTTTGCAGTGTGTTTGCATCCCGGGCTTCTCTGGTAACCCCTATATAAAAGATGGATGCAAAG TTGTAGATGAACCCGAAATAAGTCTGGCCTCCCCTGCCAAACGACATCTTTCAGATGCAAAAAGGAAATATGCGCTTCTCGTCATAG GGGGCGGGATAGGCCTTGGGGCACTACTTTTGTGTCTTTTCTTATGGAGGTTGTTGtacaaattcatcaagaaaagaatagaaaagaagtACTTCAAACGCAATGGTGGTCTTTTGTTGGAAAGAGAGCTTTCATCACCGGAAGGCAATGTTGAGAGAAGCAAATTGTACAACTCCAAGGATTTAGGGAATGCCACTAATAATTTCAATGACAATAGGATACTCGGGCAGGGTGGACAGGGTACTGTCTACAAAGGAATGttaaaagatggaaaaatagttgcaattaagaaatcaaaagtgATAGACGGGAGAAAAGTCGAACAGTTCATAAATGAAGTCCTCATTCTTTCACAAATCAATCACAGGAATATAGTTAGGTTATTGGGGTGTTGCTTGGAAACAGAAGTCCCACTTTTGGTATATGAATTTATACCAAATGGGACTCTATATCAATATTTGCATGACCCAAATGCAGAATCGCCTATATCATGGGACACACGCTTACGAATTGCAACTGAAGTCGCAGGAGCCTTATTCTACTTGCATTCAGCAGCCTCTATTCCCATTTATCATCGAGACATCAAGTCCACCAATATCCTATTGGATGAGAAATATCAGGCAAAAGTGGCAGATTTCGGAACTTCCAAGTCCGTTTCCCTTGATCAAACTCATGTAACCACATTGGTGCAGGGGACTTTTGGCTACCTAGATCCCGAGTATTTCCGGTCAAGTCAATTTACAGACAAAAGCGATGTGTATAGCTTCGGAGTCGTCCTAGTTGAACTCTTAACAGGACAAAAGCCAATCTCATCccagagggaagaagaaggaagaagcctCGTGATGTATTTCATAATTTCGATGGAAGAGAATCGCTTGTTTGATATTGTCGATGCTCATATGTTGAAAGAACGTAAGATGGGAGAGATTGCATTGGTTGCTAACCTTGCAAAGAGGTGCTTAGACTTGAATGGGAGGAATCGGCCTACGATGAAAGAAGTGGCAATGGAACTAGAGGGGATAAGGGAGACGCAATATCCTTCAGACATTCAGCAAAATCAAGACAACTGTGAGGCAACTGAATCTCATGATGCTGTCTTTACGTCTAGCAACTCAAGCATTGACACGAATGTCTCTACATTTTCGGGCGTGCGGACACTCTTACCTAGGGAGACCTGGTGA